In the genome of Streptomyces sp. P3, the window CGCGGCGATCGTGGGGGAGACGCCCACGAGGGTGAGCCGGCCGGCGGGGATGCGCGGGGCCGCGGGCAGGTGTGCGGCGGCGCTCATGAGGCCAGCAGCTCCAGCTCGCCCCGCAGGTTGTAGCGGGCCGTGTCCTCCCAGTGCTCGCTCCCGTACGGCGTCCTGAACAGCCGGGGCAGGGCGAGGAGTTGACGCAGGACGTCCGAACGGCCGGCCCGGAAGGCGTCGTTCGGCACGAAGGAGTACTCCTCGCGGACCGCGGCGGTGTAGGCGGCGTACGCGGAGGGCGGCGAGGCGAGGACCGCGAGGTCGGCGTCGCACAGCACCCGGCCGTCGGGGTCGTCGTCGGCCGGGTCGTGGGTGACCGTGAGCCGGACGAGCCGTGCGACCTCGGCGGTCTTCTCCGCGGGCGCGCCGGCCTCGGCGAGGGCGCGCTCGGCGAGACGGGCGGAGCGCTCCTCGTTCTCGGAGCGGTCGGGGAGGTAGACGGCGTCGTGGAACCAGGCGGCCAGCCGGACGACGTCCGCATCGGCGGCGTGCGCCTGGAGGACGTCGACACGGTCGAGGACGTCGAGGAGGTGGGCCAGCGTGTGGTAGCGGCGCTGCGGCTCCTGCCAGCGGGCGAGGAGGGCGTCGGCGTAGGGCGCGGGGTCGGGGCCGCCGCCCGGGCCCCTGACCCCGTCCAGGGCGTGGCTGAAACGGGTGCGCAGCGCGTCGAGATCGGCCATGGCCTCATTGTCCCGCCGACCCGCGTATTCTTAAATTGGACTAGACCTGTAAAGCGTCCGGGAACGGAACGAGCGCCGCGGACCGCCGGCGACGCCGACGAACGCCGCTGAAACGCCTACGACGACCGATGAAACGCCGATGAACGCCGACGAATGGGGACCCATGAGCAAGCGTGCAGTTCTGGAGGTGATCGCCCTCGACGCCGAGGACGCGGTCGCCGCCCAGGCCGGAGGCGCGGACCGCCTCGAGCTGGTCACCGAGATGGCCGCCGACGGGCTCACCCCGCCGGTCGCGGTGTTCGCCGCCGTCCGGGCCGCCGTCGACCTCTCCCTGCGCGTCATGCTGCGGCTGTCCGACGGCTTCGCGGCCGGGGACGTCGACCGCCTCGTGCGGGCCGCCGCCGATCTGCGGGCGGCCGGCGCGCAGGAGTTCGTCCTCGGCTTCCTCGACGCGGAGGGCGCGGTGGACCTGGCCGCGGTGGAGCGGATCGTCGCCGGGCTGGACGGCTGCCGCTGGACCTTCCACCGCGCCCTCGACCACGCCGCCGACCGCGACGCCCTGCGCAAGCAGCTGGACGGCCTGCCCGGACTGGACGCCTACCTCACCGCCGGCTCCCCGGCCGGCGTCGACGCGGGCCTGCCCACCCTGCTGGCCGAAGCCGCCCGGCACGGTGAGCAGGGCTACGAGCAGCGCCTCCTGGTCGGCGGCGGACTTCGCCTCGGCCACCTCCCGCGGCTGCGGGCCGCCGGGATCGACGCGTTCCACATCGGCGGCGCGGCCCGCCCGCACGGCTGGTCCGGTCCGGTGTCGGCACACGCCGTGCGCGAGTGGCGCCGAGCGGTGGACGCCGGGCACCACGAGACGGCATGGCACCCCGAGCCGGCGGCGGAGGCCGAGCCGGTGGCGCAGGCCGGTGGACCGGCCGGGCGCGTCGACTGAGCCGAGGCCCGCCGGGCCGGCAAGCGGCCCCCAGCCGGCACGGGTGGCCCGGCGGGCCCGGCGGGATGTGCCGAGGGCGGGATGCGCGCGGGGCCGGGCCGGTGTGGCCCGGGGTGGGGACGGTTCGGGCCGGGGCCTCCGTCAGGTGAGTTGTCGGGGGAGGGGGGCCGTGTGGGTGACGAGGAGGCCGGAGACCGCGCGGGTCAGGGTCACGTACAGGCGGCGCAGGCCCGTCCGTTCGTCCGGCTCCCCGTCGACCACGGCCTGCGGCTCGTCCAGGACGACGTAGTCGTACTCCAGACCCTTGGCAAGCGACGCCGGGACCAGGGTGAGGCGGGCTTCGGCCGTCGTCTCCTCACCCGGGGCCAGGCACGGGACGCCCGCCGCCGCCAGCGCCTCGGCCAGCGCCGGGATCCGGGCGTCGGCCGCGATCAGGCCCGTCGAGCCCTCGTTGCGCAGCAGCTCCTCGCAGGCCGCGACGACGTCCGCGGTGTCCGCGACCTCCCGGACGTCGAAGAATCCCGGGTTCTCACGGACCGACGCGACGGGGGCGAGGCCCGGCGCGATGTGAGGCAGCAGCCGGGAGGCGTAGACGATCACGTCCGTCGGGACGCGGAAACCGGCCGTCAGCTCCTCGACCACCGCGTCCGCCTTGCCGAGATGCCCGAGGGCCTCCTCCCAGCTGCGGGTCGCCCACGGGGTGGTGCCCTGCGCCAGATCGCCCAGCACCGTCGCCGAACCCGTCGTGCAACGGCGGCCGACCGCCCGGTACTGCATGGGCGAAAGGTCCTGAGCCTCGTCGAGGACCACATGGCCGAGCGAGTGCGTGCGCTCCACCAGGTCCCTCGCCTCGTCGATCAGCACCGCGTCCGCCGCCGACCACCTGGCCGCCTTCACGGACCGCGCGGGCTTCACCGCCAGGATCGTCTTCTGCTCCAGCTCGCTCAGCACGCCCTCCGCGTGCTCGGCGAGGAACTCCGGGTCCGTCAGCAGCCGCAGCACCAGCTTCGCCGGGTCGACGGCCGGCCAGACCTCCTTCACGGCCGCCTTCACCGCGCTGTTGCGGGCCACGGCGTCCTGCACCCGGTCGTCCGGGGCCTCGCCCGAACGCTCCATCTGCACCAGCACCGCGTGCGCGATGCGCTGCGGCAGGGCCTCGCGGGCTGCCCCGTACCGGATGTCCCGGCCGAGCAACTCCCGCACCATCTCCTCGAGTTCGTACGCCGGAACCCGCCAGCGCCGCGACCCGCGCACCACGACGACCGGTTCGGCCGGCATCCGCACCTGCGCGTAGACGGCCCGCCGCAGCACCCGCGCCATCCGTGCGTCGCCCTTGACCAGCGCCGCCGCCGCGTCGTCCGCGCCCCGCACCTCCACATGGGCCACCAGGTCGTCCACCGTGCCCTGGCGGACCGTCAGCTCGCCCAGCGCCGGCAGCACCTGCTCGATGTAGTGGAGGAAGGACCGGTTCGGCCCGATGACCAGTGTGCCGGTGCGCGCGAGCCGCTCCCGGTGGGCGTACAGCAGATACGCCACCCGGTGCAGACCGACCGCCGTCTTCCCGGTCCCCGGACCGCCCTGCACGCACACCGTGCCGCCCAGCCCGCTGCGCACGATCTCGTCCTGCTCGGGCTGGATGGTGGCGACGATGTCCCGCATCGGGCCCACACGCGGCCGCTCGATCTCCTGCTGGAGCAGCTTGCTGGTGGCGGCGGCCTCGGTGGGGTCGGAGAGGTGCTCGTCCTCGTACGCCGTGATCTGCCCACGCGTGTAGCCGAAGCGGCGGCGCAGCCCGACGTCCATCGGGTCCTTCTTCGACGCCCGGTAGAACGGCTGCGAGACCGGCGCACGCCAGTCGATGACCATGGGGTCGCCATCGCCGTCGTGCACATGACGACGTCCGATGTAGAACTTCTCCCCCTCCGCGCCCTCCGCCCGGTCCGCGCCGGGAGCGTGCAGGTAGTCGAGCCGGCCGAAGAACAGCGGGGTGTCGCTCAGATCGGCCAGCGCCTTGATCCGTTCCCCGATCTGCCGCTCCAGGATCCGGGCGTTGACCCAGTTCGCGGTGACGTCGCTGATGTCGAGGGACTCGACGTCCTCCCGCATCGCGCGCAGGGCGGCCCGGGAGGAGGCGAGATGGCCGCGTTCGCGGGCCAGGGGATCGTCGTCGACGGACGTGCGGGACGAGGACGGCGTGGACAAGGAGGTGCCTCCGGGCCGGCTGGGGGTGGGCTACGGCGATTGCCGTCCGGTTTCCGTCCGGACGGCGGCGCTCCGAGGGGAGGCGGGCAAGAGCGGAGATTCTAGGTGAGCGATTCGAGGCGCGCCAACGCATTTACCCGGCACCCCCGAGGGACGCGCCTGCTACCCGTAGGGGACACCCCCGCCCACAGGTGTACCCAGGGAGTACGCCGAATGGGGACCTGGGACCGATGCCCCCTTTATGCCCCCGCGCGCACCATGGAGACATGAGTACAGCGACCATCACCCCGGCCCCCGGTCGCCCGTCCGGCGCGACCCCGCTGTCCGACCACCACGACCACCACCACCGCCTCGGCGACGCCCTGCGCGCGGTGAAGGTCTTCGTCGGCGCCGCCTTCGACGTGATCGTCCTCGGCGAGTACCGCGAGGAGGCGGGCGTCCGCCGCAGGTGAGACGCCGCCTCCCCGGCCCGGCTGAGTACCCGCGGGCACACCGCGTGAGTATCCGAGCCGATGCCCGGCGCCCCCGCCGAGGGGTTCACTCGGGACATGCCGACAACGCATCGCCCGCTCCGCGACCAGCGTGACCCGCGCGCCCGGGTGGCGCCCTTAGTCGCCACGGTCCTGCTCGTCCCGCTGCTCCCGTTCGCCTTCGTCCTGGGCGCCATGTCCTTCATGGCCACCGACTCCTGCGGACCCGACTCCTGCTCGTCGGCGCTGATGACGTCACTGACCCTGATCTACGGGCTCCTCGCGTGGGGCGGGTTCTTCACGTCCCTCGCGTACGTCGCCCTGTGGGCCCTGCCCCGGACCCGCCGTTGGGCGGCCTGGCGGGCCTGGCTGGCGGCCGCGGCCGTGACGCCGCCGGCCGCCGTGCTGTTCCTGGTGCTCACACTGCCCCGGCCGTAGCCGTCGCGGGCGGCGTCCGGACCCTCAGGCCTCCTCCGCGAGCAGCTCGTCGGCGTCCATGATCCGGTAGGCGTACCCCTGCTCCGCCAGGAACCGCTGGCGGTGCGCCGCGAAGTCCTGGTCGATGGTGTCCCGCGCCACCACCGAGTAGAAGTGGGCCTGATGCCCGTCCGCCTTGGGGCGCAACACCCGGCCCAGACGCTGCGCCTCCTCCTGCCGTGACCCGAAGGTGCCCGACACCTGGATGGCCACCGTCGCCTCCGGCAGGTCGATCGAGAAGTTCGCGACCTTCGACACCACCAGCACGCTGATCTCGCCCTCCCGGAAGGCGTCGAAGAGCTTCTCGCGCTGCGCGTTCGACGTCTCGCCCTTGATGACCGGCGCGTTCAGATGCTCGCCGAGTTCGTCGAGCTGGTCGATGTACTGCCCGATGACGAGGATCTGCTGCCCGGCGAACCGCCGCACCAGCGCCTCCGTCACCTTCCGCTTCGTCGCCGTCGTCGCGCAGAAGCGGTACTTCTCCTCCGCCTCGGCGGTCGCGTACGCGAGGCGCTCCGAGTCGGTGAGGTTGACCCGGACCTCCACGCAGTCGGCGGGCGCGATGTAGCCCTGCGCCTCGATCTCCTTCCACGGCGCGTCGAACCGCTTCGGCCCGATGAGCGAGAACACGTCCGACTCACGGCCGTCCTCGCGGACCAGCGTCGCCGTCAGACCGAGCCGCCGCCGCGCCTGCAGGTCGGCGGTGAACTTGAAGACCGGCGCCGGCAGCAGATGCACCTCGTCGTAGAGGATCAGGCCCCAGTCCCTGGAGTCGAACAGCTCCAGGTGCGGGTAGACGCCCTTGCGCCGGGTCGTCAGCACCTGGTAGGTCGCGATGGTGACGGGCCGGATCTCCTTTCGCGTCCCGCTGTACTCGCCGATCTCCTCCTCGGTCAGCGACGTCCGCTTCACCAGCTCGTGCTTCCACTGCCGGGCGGAGACGGTGTTGGTGACGAGGATCAGCGTCGTCGACTTCGCCTGGGCCATCGCCCCCGCGCCGACCAGCGTCTTGCCCGCACCGCAGGGCAGCACCACGACCCCGCTGCCGCCGTGCCAGAAGTTCTCCACGGCCTGCTTCTGGTACGGGCGCAGCGCCCACCCGTCCTCGGCGAGCTCGATGGGATGCGCCTCGCCGTCGACGTACCCGGCGAGGTCCTCGGCCGGCCAGCCCAGCTTCAGCAGCGTCTGCTTGATCTGCCCCCGCTCGGAGGGGTGCACGACGACGGTGTCCGGATCGAGCCGGGCCCCCACCAGCGGCGCGACCCGCTTCGAGCGCAGGATCTCCTCCAGCACCGGCCGGTCGGTGGTGGTCAGCACCAGCCCGTGCGCCGGATGCTTGCTCAGCGTCAGCCGCCCGTAGCGGTCCATCGTCTCGGCGACGTCCACGAGCAGCGCGTGCGGCACGGGATAGCGGCTGTACTGCACGAGCGCGTCCACGACCTGCTCGGCGTCGTGCCCGGCCGCCCGCGCGTTCCACAGGCCCAGCGGCGTCACCCGGTAGGTGTGGATGTGCTCCGGCGCCCGCTCCAGCTCGGCGAACGGCGCGATGGCCCGACGGCAGTCGTCCGCCTGCTCGTGGTCGACCTCCAGAAGCAGGGTTTTGTCCGACTGGACGATCAGCGGTCCGTTCACGTACGCCATCCCTTCCGCACCGGCCAAACCTCCAGTGTGCCGTACGGCGTGCCGCGACGGTGGTCCGCGCCCTCGGCGCGGACGCATGGCCGGCCTCGGGGAACCGGGCAACCCTGCGCACCCTCCGCGGGTCTGACCGGTCGAGCAGCGCGATGGACGCGACGCGGTGAGGAGAATCACGGTATGTCGGTCCTGTCGTTCCGCAGGGGAGCGGTCGGCGTCGGAGCCGCGGCGGTGCTGGCCGCCACCGGCACCTGGGTGATGTGGCCGGCGGGCGTCGACGCGGGGCTGTGGGCGGAGGTGCGGCCGGTGATCGAGGCGCGGGTCGCGGCGGACTCGCGGGGGGACGGCTACGGGGAGACCGTGCCCGCGTGGAAGGCGCGCTGGTTCTGCCGTGCTGAGGCCCTCGAACTGGAGGAGCACGCGGGCGAGATACGGGCCGGCGTCAACACGCTGTGCGTCGAGTACGGGGTACACGGCCAGAACCTCGTGGAGTGCAGCGCCGGACAGTACCCGCAGGTCGTACGGCTGCAGCGGGACGCCGCGGCCGACGGCGGCTACCGGGTCGTCTCCCGGGAGGAGCCGCCGGACGGCGAGGGGTACGGCCGGTGGACGAAGGCCCACTTCGGCGTCCTCGTCCGGTCCTCCCTCCACCAGCCGATGCCGTCCGCCGCCCTGGAGTCCGCGGCCCGCGCCCACTTCGGCCTGCCCCCGGACGCCTCCGTCGGAGACTGCTGAGCCGCGACGGCCCTCGGAAGCGCAGAGCCGTGACGGCCCTCGGGAACCGCCGAGCCGTGACGGCCGCCGAGGACGCGGTCGTCCGCCAAGAGGTCCGGTAGTCCGCCAAGAGCCCGGTAGTCCGCCGGGACGCGGTCGTACGCCGGAAGCTCAGTCGTCCGCCAGTTCCGCCACCCCGGTGATCCGGTGCAGCGGGTACGTGCGGACCTCGTCCGCCGTGTGGTCGTACCCCGTCACGAAGCCGCCCTCCACCCGCACCGGGGCGATGACGCGCTGACTGGCCGAGCCCTCCGCGTTGACGTAACCGATCCACAGCGCCCCACCGGTGAGGACGGCGGCCTGCATGGTGGCCAGGGTCTCGGCGGAACTGGTGCGGGGCAGCTCGCCCGGGGCGAGCGGGGCCGCGTCCTCCGTCGCCCTGCGCGGGGCGATGGCGGCGGCGTCCCCCGCCCGGACCGCGCGGATCGCCGCGGTGAGCAGTGTGCCGTCGGGAATCGGCGGCCCGTCCGGCACCGGCTCGGGTGCCGTACGGGGCGGCGTGCGGTGGGCGAGTGCGCGGGTGATCAGGACGTCCCCCTCGGCGGACTCGGCGGCGGGCGCGAAACCCATCGCCCGCAGGCCGTCCAGGAGCGTCGCCGGGTCGGCCTGCGCCGCGAGCACCGTGGGAGCCAGGCGGCGCAGCCGCAGGCCGGCGGCGCGCTTGTCGGCGAGGATCTCGTTCAGGATCGTCTCGTCGTCGCAGCGGACGTACGCCGAGGCCGCGCCCACCCGCAGATGGCCGTGCCGGCGCGCCACGTCGTCGATCAGATAGGTCAGCGGCTGCGGCACCGGCGTACGGGAGTGCTCGGCGAGGAAGGCGTGCAGGTCGGAAGCGCTGCGCCCGGCGTCCAGGGCGCGCCGTACGGAGCCGGGGGTGAAACGGTAGACGGTCGCGCCGCCCTTGGACTCGACGTCCGCGAGGACGCTCAGCACGTCGGCCAGCGGCCGCCGCAGCGGGCCCGGCGCGACCGCGGTCAGGTCCGCCTGCAGCAGGACGTGGTCCAGCGGCTCCGGCAGCAGCGGAGCGAGCAACCGTACGGCTGCCGCCGTGGCCGCGGCCTGCTCGGGCGGTGAGAGAGGGGCCGCGACGGCGGTGGCGGCCCGGTGATGGGCGGGCAGTTTGTCGCCCGGGCCGGCCGGAGCGGCGGCCACGGCGGACCGCGCGGTGCGGACGGCGGGCGGCGCGCCGAGCAGGGCCCTGCCGTGCGCCGACAGCGCGCCCCGGCCGGTCACGCCCAGCCGTTCGGCCTCCGCCAGGGTCCAGCGCGCCAGCCGGGAACGGAGGTCCTCGTCACCCTGCGCGGCCCCGGAGAACCCCGCCGCGCCGTGCGGGACCGGCGTCCCGGGCGCCGCCTGCGTGCCCTGCGGCCCCGGCGTGCCGCCCTGTGCGCCGCGCAGCGGACGCTCCCAGCGCAGCCGGGCCAGCACCGCCTCCGCGTCCGGCGCGCCGCCCTCGGGCAGAGCGGACAGCAGCGTCAGCACCCGATGGCGCACCTCGGGCGCGGCGGACCGGTCGAGACCGGGCCCCAGCGCCGACAGCGCCCGCTCCTTGATGTCCCGGCCGCCGACCACCCCCGAGGTCCTGGTCGCCGCCAGCCACGCCTCGGCGAGCTGTGCCCACCGCTCGGCCGGCGGCCGCTCCATCCACTCGTCGTACTCCGGGGTCGCCGCGTACCGCTCGTCGGCCTCGCCGTCCGAGGCGAGCAGTCCCGCCGCGTACGCCAGCTCGACCCAGAACGCGGCCACCGGCTCGGCCACGTCCAGGGCGACGGCCGTCCGCTTGAGGTCGCGGACGCTGATCCCGTTGGCCCGCAGCACCGCGGGACCGCCCTCGTCCCAGTCCTTCAGCAGCTCCTCGACGGTCGCCAGCGCCGTGTACGCCTGACCGGCCGCCGTCGCGTCCACCACCTGCGGCGCGTGCACCGCGAGCGGCTCCACGGCCGGCGGTACCGGTTCGGGCGCCCGGTGCGCGCGGCCCCTGCGCAGATGCAGGGCCACCTCGCGCGGCAGCACGACGGTCCCGGGCGCCGTCGGCAGTAGCAGCGCGCGGTCGAGCAGCCAGCGCAGCCGGGCCGCCGGGTCGGCCGTGACCTGACCGTACGGCGGCCCCCACACCAGCCGCTCCAGCACCTCGAGGGACTCGGCGGGCGCCCCCGCCAGCAGTGCGGCCATCTTCCGGCGATGGGTGAACACAGCGGTGAGCGCGCCCACGGCCGAGACCGAGTCGTGCGTCGAGGGCAGCCCCAGCGTCGCCACGATCTCCTGGATCCGGCCCGGCGACATGCCCGCCGTCGCCTCCCGCACACTCGGCCCGAGGCCCGTCGGCGACGGGTGCTGCGGGGACGGCGCCAGCAGCTCACGGGCGGTGCGCACCAACCGCAGCCGGTCGTCCGCGCCCCACACCAGCGCCTGCTCGCGCAGGGCCGCCAACGCCGCGGGGAGGGCGGCGACCACGGCCGGATCGCCGGCGTCCCCCGCCATCAGACCGAACAGCTCCTCGCGGGTCGCCGGATCGCCGGCCACGGCCAGCGCCTCCGCCGTCTGCAGCACGAACCGGTCGAGCCGCTCCAGCGCGCGCACGACCGAGGCACGGGTGCCGGCGCGGGTGGCGAGCTGTGTGAGGTCGGTGGGGACCGGAGTGATCAGGTCGGGGCGGGCGCGCAGCAGCGCGGCCAGGGAAGCGTCGTCCCGGGCGCGGAGCGCTTCCGCGAGGGACCGGGGGGCCGACTGGTCCTCGGTGCTCATTCTGCCCACGGTAGCGGTTGACGCTCTCGGGAGCCGTCGTCCCCGGACCCGCGGGCCCCGATGCACTAGCGTCTTCGGCGTGGGGATCGAGAGCGACCAAGTCGTCTACGAGTATCTGAGCCGCGTCGGCGACGTCGCGCAGCAGCGGCAGTTGTCGTCGGCCACCCGGATGCGGCTCGTCTCCGAGCTGCGCAACGAGATCGAACGGCGCCGGGCGAAGGCGCCCGTCGACTCGCCCGCCGCCGTCCGCCGCATCATCGACCGCCTCGGCAGCCCCGACGACCTCGTGTCGGCCGCGGCCGAGGGCGGTGGCGCGCCGCAGACGCCGACGGCCTCCGTGCCCGTCCAGCGGGACCGCGGGGCGCAGCCGAAACCCCCCGGGCAACAGAAGCAGCCCAAGCAGCAGAAACAACAGAAACACCCGGAACCGGCGGGGCACCCGGAGCAGCCGGGGCGGACCCGCCGGGCGGACGGGCCCGACCGGCCGGAGCGGCCGAAGGGGATCCGGCGGATCGTGCCGCGCCCCCGCACCGGCGCCGCGCCGCCCGCCGACGTCCCCTCCGACGCGGCGTCCCCGCCCCACCGCGCGCCCGCGCACGAACTGGGCGACGGCGGCGCCGCCCCCGACTGGTGGCTGCACGAGCCGACCCCGTTCGGCCCCGGCGAGGACATTCCCGGGTTCGTCGGCGGAGTCGAGATCCCCGACCTGCTCAAGCCGCCGCCGCGGCCGAAGCCCGAGGGCGAGGACGACGCCGACGACGCCGACGACGCCGAGTCCGATGCCGTCGAGGAGAGCGCCGCACCGGACGACGGCGCTTCCGTCACCCCCGCCCGCCGCCGTCGGCTGAGGCTCTCGCGGGCCGCCGGCGCACCGGCCCGCCGCTGGGCCAACCCCCTCCTCCTGATCGCCGCAGGCTGTCTGGTCGCGGGCGCGGCGCTCGGGAACTGGTTCGTGCTGATCCTGGGGTGGCTCATCGCCTACGCCTCACGCCGGCTGTCCGAGCGGGAGACGAAGGCAGCGGTCTTCTGGCTGCCCGGCCTCGCGCTCACCGCCGGCCTCGTCTGGCTGTGGGGCCGCTCCGAGGGCCGCTGGGGCGCCCCCGTCGCCGAAGGCCACATGAGCGACGCGATCGCCGACACCTGGCCCTGGGTCATCAGGGGCGCCGCCGTCGCCTCGGCCCTCTTCCTGGCCTGGCGCTCACAGCGGCAGCGGTGACCGGCGCGCGGAAAACCCCAGACGCGGGGGGGCGACCGAAGTCGCGCGAGGGGCGGGCGGGTCGAGGCCGCTCGGGCCCACCGGACAGAATGGCCCCCATGACCGTCTCTCCCGCCCTCGCCGTCGGCTTCGACCTCGACATGACCCTGATCGACTCCCGGCCGGGCATCCGGGCCTGCTGGGCGGAGCTGTCGGCGAGAACGGGCACGCACGTCGACGCCGACCTGGTGGTGACGCGACTGGGGCCGCCGCTGGAGGAGGAGATCGGGAACTGGTTCCCCGCGCGGGAGATACCCGCCGTGGCCGGTCTCTACCGGGAGATCTACCCGGCGTTCGCGGTCGGCGGCAGCCTCGAGATGCCCGGTGCCCGTGAGGCCCTCGCGGCGGTCCGGGCGGCGGGCGGGCGGGCGATCGTCGTCACCGCGAAGTGGGAGCCGAACGCCAGGCTGCACATGGAGCACCTGGACCTGCGGCCCGACGCGGTGATCGGCGACCTGTGGGCCGAGCAGAAGGCCCGGGCGCTGCGTGAGCACGGGGCGAGCGTCTACGTCGGCGACCACATCGGGGACGTCCTGGGCGCGCGGGCCGCGGGGGCCCTGTCCGTGACCGTGCCGACGGGCCCGATCAGCGCGGAGGACCTGCGGACGGCCGGCGCGGACGTCGTGCTCACCGACCTCACCGAGTTCCCCGCCTGGCTGGCCGGCCACCTCGAGAAGGCGAACTCCTAGGGCGTGGCCCGTGCCTGACGCCGGCCCGCGGCGACGGACCGCAGAACGCCCGCGCCCGCGATCAGGAATCCGACGCCCATGAGCATGCTCAGTCCGAACATGTACGTGGGAAAGGGCGTCGAGCCGAGGAACAGGGGGGCGACCGTGACCAGGGTGGCCAGGGCGCCGACGAAGAAGACGACGGCCCCGGCACGGATCAGTCGGTCACCGGGGGCGGCGGAATTCGTTGGGGTTTCGTCACGCATCCGACCAGGGTAGTTCCCCGCCCGCGGAGACGACCGGGGGACTTCCCCGGCGCGGCGGACCGAGGACCCGGCTAACGCACTTCCAGCGAGGTCTTCACGAGGTGGCAGGCGTACCTGTCGCCGTCCACCCACGAAACCGGCGTGTCACCGACCGATTTCCGCGTCTTCCACGCGCCGTAGACGGTTATGGAGTAGGGGTACTTGGGCGAGTCGCACTGCGCCTTGACGCGATAGGACCCGAACCCCCTGCTGCAACTGCCGTACCCCCTGTTGCCGTCGGCGATGGAGGTGCTGCAGCCGTCCACGGCCGCCTGGGCGGTGCCGCCGACGGCGGTCAGCGCGCCTCCTGCCACGGCGGCGACCACGAAGACCCGCAGAGCTGTTGTGTACGTCCTCGTTCTGTGCAATGAAGCCTCCGGAAATCGAGTGGGCCGTAACCGGTACGGCGACCACGAGCGGGACGGCACCGCGTGAAGGAATTTCCGCGGCAACTCGCCGCCAGAATAACCAAGTTGATCGGACAGTGAGGGGGAGCGCCCGGCGGGCCCGCCGCGGGTGCGGCCCAATAGGGGCCCCGGCGGCCGGGAGCCCGGCGGCCGGGAGGCCGCGCCGGCGTCCGCGCACGACTTTCGGCCAGTGCCGTAAGCGGGGGCCCGGCATCGTTTTAAGGCGTGCTGGGTTGGAGAGACCCCCGGTAAGCTTGCACGACTGCTAATTCAACGCGTCCGGGCCAGTCCAGGACAGATCGAGGGAGCGTGTGCTTTGCCGACTGGCAAGGTCAAATGGTTTAACAGTGAGAAGGGCTTCGGCTTTCTCTCCCGCGACGACGGCGGTGACGTCTTCGTGCATTCCTCGGTCCTCCCCGCCGGTGTCGAGGCACTGAAGCCGGGCCAGCGTGTGGAGTTCGGCGTCGTCGCAGGTCAGCGCGGCGACCAGGCACTCTCCGTCGTCATCCTCGACCCGACCCCCTCGGTCGCCGCGGCGCAGCGCAAGAAGCCCGACGAACTGGCCTCCATCGTCCAGGATTTGACCACCCTTCTCGAGAACATCACCCCGATGCTCGAGAAGGGCCGCTACCCGGAGAAGACGTCCGGAAAGAAGATCGCCGGTCTGCTGCGCGCCGTCGCCGACCAGTTGGACGTCTGAGCCGGCGCTCGCCGGTCCCTCAG includes:
- a CDS encoding copper homeostasis protein CutC; this encodes MSKRAVLEVIALDAEDAVAAQAGGADRLELVTEMAADGLTPPVAVFAAVRAAVDLSLRVMLRLSDGFAAGDVDRLVRAAADLRAAGAQEFVLGFLDAEGAVDLAAVERIVAGLDGCRWTFHRALDHAADRDALRKQLDGLPGLDAYLTAGSPAGVDAGLPTLLAEAARHGEQGYEQRLLVGGGLRLGHLPRLRAAGIDAFHIGGAARPHGWSGPVSAHAVREWRRAVDAGHHETAWHPEPAAEAEPVAQAGGPAGRVD
- a CDS encoding UvrD-helicase domain-containing protein produces the protein MREDVESLDISDVTANWVNARILERQIGERIKALADLSDTPLFFGRLDYLHAPGADRAEGAEGEKFYIGRRHVHDGDGDPMVIDWRAPVSQPFYRASKKDPMDVGLRRRFGYTRGQITAYEDEHLSDPTEAAATSKLLQQEIERPRVGPMRDIVATIQPEQDEIVRSGLGGTVCVQGGPGTGKTAVGLHRVAYLLYAHRERLARTGTLVIGPNRSFLHYIEQVLPALGELTVRQGTVDDLVAHVEVRGADDAAAALVKGDARMARVLRRAVYAQVRMPAEPVVVVRGSRRWRVPAYELEEMVRELLGRDIRYGAAREALPQRIAHAVLVQMERSGEAPDDRVQDAVARNSAVKAAVKEVWPAVDPAKLVLRLLTDPEFLAEHAEGVLSELEQKTILAVKPARSVKAARWSAADAVLIDEARDLVERTHSLGHVVLDEAQDLSPMQYRAVGRRCTTGSATVLGDLAQGTTPWATRSWEEALGHLGKADAVVEELTAGFRVPTDVIVYASRLLPHIAPGLAPVASVRENPGFFDVREVADTADVVAACEELLRNEGSTGLIAADARIPALAEALAAAGVPCLAPGEETTAEARLTLVPASLAKGLEYDYVVLDEPQAVVDGEPDERTGLRRLYVTLTRAVSGLLVTHTAPLPRQLT
- a CDS encoding DNA repair helicase XPB, which translates into the protein MNGPLIVQSDKTLLLEVDHEQADDCRRAIAPFAELERAPEHIHTYRVTPLGLWNARAAGHDAEQVVDALVQYSRYPVPHALLVDVAETMDRYGRLTLSKHPAHGLVLTTTDRPVLEEILRSKRVAPLVGARLDPDTVVVHPSERGQIKQTLLKLGWPAEDLAGYVDGEAHPIELAEDGWALRPYQKQAVENFWHGGSGVVVLPCGAGKTLVGAGAMAQAKSTTLILVTNTVSARQWKHELVKRTSLTEEEIGEYSGTRKEIRPVTIATYQVLTTRRKGVYPHLELFDSRDWGLILYDEVHLLPAPVFKFTADLQARRRLGLTATLVREDGRESDVFSLIGPKRFDAPWKEIEAQGYIAPADCVEVRVNLTDSERLAYATAEAEEKYRFCATTATKRKVTEALVRRFAGQQILVIGQYIDQLDELGEHLNAPVIKGETSNAQREKLFDAFREGEISVLVVSKVANFSIDLPEATVAIQVSGTFGSRQEEAQRLGRVLRPKADGHQAHFYSVVARDTIDQDFAAHRQRFLAEQGYAYRIMDADELLAEEA
- a CDS encoding helicase-associated domain-containing protein, with amino-acid sequence MSTEDQSAPRSLAEALRARDDASLAALLRARPDLITPVPTDLTQLATRAGTRASVVRALERLDRFVLQTAEALAVAGDPATREELFGLMAGDAGDPAVVAALPAALAALREQALVWGADDRLRLVRTARELLAPSPQHPSPTGLGPSVREATAGMSPGRIQEIVATLGLPSTHDSVSAVGALTAVFTHRRKMAALLAGAPAESLEVLERLVWGPPYGQVTADPAARLRWLLDRALLLPTAPGTVVLPREVALHLRRGRAHRAPEPVPPAVEPLAVHAPQVVDATAAGQAYTALATVEELLKDWDEGGPAVLRANGISVRDLKRTAVALDVAEPVAAFWVELAYAAGLLASDGEADERYAATPEYDEWMERPPAERWAQLAEAWLAATRTSGVVGGRDIKERALSALGPGLDRSAAPEVRHRVLTLLSALPEGGAPDAEAVLARLRWERPLRGAQGGTPGPQGTQAAPGTPVPHGAAGFSGAAQGDEDLRSRLARWTLAEAERLGVTGRGALSAHGRALLGAPPAVRTARSAVAAAPAGPGDKLPAHHRAATAVAAPLSPPEQAAATAAAVRLLAPLLPEPLDHVLLQADLTAVAPGPLRRPLADVLSVLADVESKGGATVYRFTPGSVRRALDAGRSASDLHAFLAEHSRTPVPQPLTYLIDDVARRHGHLRVGAASAYVRCDDETILNEILADKRAAGLRLRRLAPTVLAAQADPATLLDGLRAMGFAPAAESAEGDVLITRALAHRTPPRTAPEPVPDGPPIPDGTLLTAAIRAVRAGDAAAIAPRRATEDAAPLAPGELPRTSSAETLATMQAAVLTGGALWIGYVNAEGSASQRVIAPVRVEGGFVTGYDHTADEVRTYPLHRITGVAELADD
- a CDS encoding HAD family hydrolase produces the protein MAPMTVSPALAVGFDLDMTLIDSRPGIRACWAELSARTGTHVDADLVVTRLGPPLEEEIGNWFPAREIPAVAGLYREIYPAFAVGGSLEMPGAREALAAVRAAGGRAIVVTAKWEPNARLHMEHLDLRPDAVIGDLWAEQKARALREHGASVYVGDHIGDVLGARAAGALSVTVPTGPISAEDLRTAGADVVLTDLTEFPAWLAGHLEKANS